One stretch of Candidatus Poribacteria bacterium DNA includes these proteins:
- a CDS encoding Gfo/Idh/MocA family oxidoreductase, producing the protein MYKTAMLGCGGRAREHAAAYRFIKRGKLAAICDMDAERLNNFGDEFGISSRYTDLDEMLEKESPDLLHIVTTPVIPSSNEHIRYPLMKQASDHGVPAAIVEKPVAVEGKDWKQIAGLAEETKTKFVVNTQLDFHPKNLELKKDVAEGRIGEIRFIDASARSRPSEQGGHVLQLVSSYIDNSRPVRILGQISGEENLNSAPGHPGPLHAVGHILYENGIHVSLAFGTEMGQKAFDDPNVYRHKRVFVAGTKGFVHWRFSSWERSTLEGGYEGGSLNYGDQDVVAQGNFTEAIFDWLDDENNVHPTHLKQSLAENNLILGMYYSGITNEIIDLPFEPPDGLIDILREKL; encoded by the coding sequence ATGTATAAAACAGCGATGTTAGGCTGCGGGGGTCGTGCCCGTGAGCACGCAGCTGCCTATCGTTTCATCAAACGCGGGAAACTCGCCGCAATCTGCGATATGGACGCAGAACGTCTCAACAACTTCGGAGACGAGTTCGGTATCTCTTCGCGTTACACCGACTTGGATGAGATGCTTGAAAAAGAGAGCCCCGATCTTCTTCACATTGTCACAACCCCCGTAATTCCGAGTAGCAATGAACACATCCGGTATCCGTTGATGAAACAGGCCTCCGACCACGGTGTGCCAGCGGCAATTGTTGAGAAACCGGTTGCTGTTGAAGGTAAAGATTGGAAACAGATTGCGGGGTTAGCAGAAGAGACGAAAACGAAATTTGTCGTCAATACACAACTCGACTTTCATCCGAAAAATCTGGAGTTAAAAAAAGACGTCGCAGAAGGACGTATCGGCGAGATTAGGTTTATTGATGCCAGCGCGCGTAGTAGACCCTCCGAGCAGGGAGGACATGTGCTACAACTCGTATCCTCCTACATCGACAACTCGCGTCCGGTACGGATTCTTGGACAAATCTCTGGAGAAGAGAATTTAAATTCTGCTCCTGGGCATCCCGGTCCCCTACATGCGGTCGGGCATATTTTGTATGAGAACGGCATCCATGTCTCTCTTGCATTCGGAACAGAGATGGGACAAAAAGCATTTGATGACCCAAATGTCTACAGGCACAAACGTGTTTTTGTTGCTGGGACGAAGGGTTTCGTGCATTGGCGATTCAGCAGCTGGGAACGCTCAACGCTGGAAGGTGGCTATGAGGGCGGTTCCCTTAACTATGGAGACCAAGATGTCGTTGCGCAGGGCAACTTCACCGAAGCGATTTTTGATTGGTTAGACGACGAGAACAACGTCCATCCGACGCATCTCAAGCAATCGCTCGCTGAGAATAACCTCATTTTAGGGATGTACTACAGCGGGATAACCAACGAGATTATTGATCTGCCTTTTGAGCCGCCTGATGGGTTGATCGATATCCTCCGGGAGAAACTGTAG
- a CDS encoding LLM class flavin-dependent oxidoreductase, protein MELGFFTMPLHPPGSDTTKTLDHDIEQMVILDELGYKEAYVGEHFTFTWENIPSPDLFIAKAAAMTENIVFGTGITCMPIHNPAVVAHRIAQLDHQTHGRFLWGVGSSSTPSDAEMFLADGDRRQSTREGIEAVLKIWTDPEPGHYKSDFWEFKIPQDRPNIVSVHMKPYQKPHPPIAMAGSSAKSDTLVLAGERGWIPMSINLAHVPIIKTHWDAVEEGAEKAGLSPSRSTWRIAREVYVADTTEQARKEALEGTLGRDFRDYWFNLFSPGNFKPDPDMDDADMTLEHLLDTLWIVGSPDHVANRLRELYEEVGGFGVLLAMGHEWEPKEQWLNSMTLLKNEVMPQLADLT, encoded by the coding sequence ATGGAACTCGGTTTTTTCACAATGCCTTTGCATCCACCCGGTAGCGACACCACCAAAACGCTCGATCATGATATTGAGCAAATGGTAATACTGGACGAGTTGGGGTATAAAGAAGCTTATGTTGGTGAGCATTTTACGTTTACATGGGAGAATATTCCCTCCCCCGACCTCTTCATTGCAAAAGCGGCTGCGATGACAGAAAACATCGTCTTTGGCACCGGGATTACCTGTATGCCGATACACAATCCTGCCGTTGTTGCACATCGCATCGCGCAACTTGACCATCAAACGCATGGACGCTTTCTTTGGGGTGTTGGGTCGAGTTCCACGCCAAGCGACGCGGAGATGTTCTTGGCGGACGGGGACAGACGACAGTCGACCCGCGAAGGGATTGAAGCCGTCCTCAAGATTTGGACAGACCCGGAACCCGGACATTACAAAAGCGATTTCTGGGAATTTAAAATTCCCCAAGACCGTCCGAATATCGTCAGTGTCCACATGAAGCCTTACCAGAAACCGCATCCTCCGATCGCAATGGCGGGATCGTCCGCGAAATCCGACACACTCGTGCTTGCGGGTGAACGCGGTTGGATCCCGATGAGTATTAATCTCGCACATGTGCCTATTATCAAGACCCATTGGGATGCGGTCGAAGAGGGTGCCGAAAAAGCTGGCTTGTCGCCGTCTCGTTCGACATGGCGTATCGCCCGCGAGGTCTACGTTGCGGATACTACCGAACAGGCGCGGAAAGAGGCACTTGAGGGCACACTTGGACGCGATTTTAGGGATTATTGGTTCAACTTATTTAGCCCGGGTAACTTCAAACCCGATCCGGATATGGACGATGCCGACATGACCCTCGAACATTTGTTAGATACTTTGTGGATTGTTGGGAGTCCTGATCACGTTGCAAACCGTTTACGTGAACTCTATGAGGAAGTCGGCGGTTTTGGCGTCTTACTCGCCATGGGACACGAGTGGGAGCCGAAAGAGCAGTGGTTGAACTCAATGACGCTCCTCAAGAATGAGGTGATGCCGCAACTGGCGGATCTGACATAG
- a CDS encoding sugar phosphate isomerase/epimerase: MRTYCASTLPFSAFQLTEFVGGLSQNGVSAIELAQSHFSEADPETINALREETGLRFKSMLSTVAVDAPDGLEALIEILDTAQRLSIPMVSIASGGKEDATAREIETIIDLLKRVTEEAQARNLTLMLYAHEGSMAYNLERTQHILTAIPSDNFGFYYSPFHFHRGGDDPVVALRTLSERLFSVYFNCGVDSRTGSEPFWAPEMDFPAICQEIDRVGYTDEIMLIYLGLTAETPQPIIAGVANARAQLESYF; this comes from the coding sequence ATGAGAACCTATTGTGCAAGCACTCTCCCATTTTCCGCTTTCCAGTTGACGGAATTTGTAGGTGGGTTATCCCAAAATGGCGTGTCTGCTATTGAACTCGCCCAATCCCATTTCTCGGAGGCGGACCCTGAAACTATCAATGCCCTTCGAGAAGAGACCGGGCTCCGTTTTAAATCTATGTTGAGCACTGTGGCGGTTGACGCGCCAGACGGACTTGAGGCGTTAATTGAAATTCTCGACACTGCCCAACGGCTTTCCATTCCAATGGTCAGTATTGCGAGTGGTGGAAAGGAAGATGCCACCGCCCGCGAGATTGAAACGATCATTGATCTTCTCAAAAGGGTCACCGAAGAGGCACAGGCTCGGAATCTAACCCTTATGCTCTACGCCCACGAAGGGAGCATGGCTTACAATCTGGAACGCACGCAACACATCCTCACTGCGATCCCCTCTGACAACTTCGGTTTTTACTACAGTCCGTTTCATTTTCATCGCGGTGGAGACGATCCCGTTGTCGCCTTACGCACTCTATCAGAGCGGTTGTTCAGTGTCTATTTCAACTGTGGTGTGGATTCAAGGACAGGCAGCGAGCCGTTCTGGGCACCGGAGATGGATTTTCCTGCCATCTGTCAAGAGATAGATCGTGTCGGCTACACTGATGAGATTATGCTTATCTATTTAGGGTTGACAGCGGAAACGCCACAACCGATTATTGCGGGAGTCGCAAACGCGCGGGCACAGTTGGAAAGCTATTTTTAA
- a CDS encoding T9SS type A sorting domain-containing protein, which produces MTYDFPGAKNTYFYALGNDGRAAGYYEDSEGLHHGVILEDGEMRQYDFPDAVQTEIYGISDATGVMTGNWIDAAGVQRGFTGDTILEFPGATATFADFVNSDGNLFASYIDANGLFQEYAYSSDGRYVAFELTNAENLEFFYVHGVNDALVRIARGKVFGDVTRTYRGTFTDGLRELQFPGAVSTEGYNINQDGAVVGFYETPDGRRNGFIAKPIAVVNQPVFQISGFNYTYESIDVPGVDFLALTASSDFEDYAGYTKSTDGKKMVAFTLIDGVFKTYDFPGSQNTYFYALGNNGNAAGYYEDSEGHHRGVVMENGELRQYDFPNSVQTEIWGISDATGAMTGNWTDASGVRRGFTGDIIVEYPGAVETYADFINALGGMFGSYVDDEGTYTPYLRAPDGRYVSFTPPTQETYEFFFVHGFTDTKISVSRGKVVGEVPRTYVGTFLGGLHELKVPGSVRTEGYNINQDASVVGHYDSPDGRRHGFIARLGTEEESDAFSNAYTVTLTKGLNMLSVPLVPWTPMTAKSLVALTGATTIITLDAASQKFIAWTPSAPDDGFPIKGGQGYIVNAPQTRNFAFVGAPWTDPTEAAAAPSAISTEMPQETWAFVVSGHLKGKPVYDGYTVSVRNLRTNSLTTTSVRGDYFAVATADLARRSVVQAGDVIEVNVAAPDGNVESQTLRFKVKPTDLANAVLSVRLEGIGQPSQELLLQNYPNPFNPETWIPYQLSEDTPVSISIYDTTGRLVRTLSLGFQSAGFYNGRSRAAYWDGRNALGERVASGIYFYQLTTPSFHQIKRMVILK; this is translated from the coding sequence ATGACCTACGATTTCCCGGGTGCCAAAAACACGTATTTCTATGCGCTTGGTAATGATGGACGCGCTGCGGGCTACTACGAAGATAGCGAGGGTTTGCACCACGGTGTTATCTTGGAAGATGGTGAGATGCGGCAATACGATTTCCCTGATGCTGTGCAAACCGAGATATACGGTATTTCCGACGCGACGGGTGTAATGACGGGTAATTGGATAGATGCTGCGGGTGTTCAGCGTGGATTTACAGGAGACACAATCCTTGAGTTCCCCGGGGCAACAGCAACATTCGCCGATTTTGTCAACTCGGATGGTAATTTGTTCGCCAGCTACATAGATGCTAATGGGCTATTTCAAGAATACGCATATTCCTCGGATGGCAGGTATGTAGCTTTCGAGCTCACAAATGCAGAAAATCTTGAATTCTTTTATGTACATGGTGTTAACGATGCACTAGTAAGGATCGCCCGAGGTAAAGTGTTCGGTGATGTCACACGCACTTATCGAGGTACATTTACTGACGGTCTGCGTGAATTGCAGTTTCCGGGTGCCGTCAGCACAGAGGGTTATAATATCAATCAGGACGGCGCTGTTGTCGGGTTTTATGAGACACCCGATGGACGTAGAAACGGGTTTATTGCCAAACCTATTGCAGTCGTTAATCAACCCGTTTTCCAAATCAGTGGTTTCAACTATACTTATGAGAGTATTGATGTGCCGGGCGTAGATTTTTTAGCGTTGACGGCGAGTTCTGACTTTGAAGATTACGCAGGCTACACGAAAAGCACCGATGGGAAAAAAATGGTCGCCTTTACCCTCATCGATGGTGTTTTTAAGACCTACGATTTTCCGGGTTCACAGAACACCTATTTCTATGCCCTCGGTAATAATGGCAATGCTGCCGGGTACTACGAGGATAGCGAGGGGCACCACCGCGGTGTTGTCATGGAAAATGGGGAGTTACGGCAATACGATTTTCCCAATTCCGTCCAAACCGAGATATGGGGTATCAGTGATGCGACGGGAGCAATGACGGGTAATTGGACAGATGCTTCCGGTGTACGTCGCGGATTCACAGGGGACATCATCGTTGAGTATCCGGGGGCAGTGGAAACATACGCTGATTTTATCAACGCGTTGGGGGGTATGTTCGGCAGCTACGTAGATGACGAGGGTACATATACGCCATACCTACGCGCTCCGGATGGCAGGTATGTATCTTTCACCCCTCCAACCCAAGAAACTTATGAATTCTTTTTTGTGCACGGTTTCACCGATACAAAGATTTCCGTTTCCCGAGGCAAAGTGGTAGGTGAGGTCCCCCGCACTTATGTCGGCACATTCCTTGGAGGGCTCCATGAATTGAAAGTGCCAGGCAGCGTTAGAACGGAAGGGTACAATATCAATCAAGACGCTTCCGTCGTTGGGCACTATGACTCCCCTGATGGACGCAGACACGGATTTATTGCCAGACTCGGTACCGAGGAAGAGAGCGATGCTTTCAGCAATGCCTATACTGTCACACTCACTAAAGGTTTGAACATGCTTTCTGTGCCACTGGTCCCCTGGACCCCCATGACTGCTAAGAGTCTTGTCGCGCTGACAGGTGCAACAACTATCATCACCCTTGATGCCGCAAGCCAGAAGTTCATCGCATGGACACCCAGTGCACCCGATGATGGTTTCCCCATCAAAGGTGGACAAGGCTATATCGTCAATGCGCCACAAACGCGAAACTTTGCTTTCGTCGGTGCACCGTGGACAGATCCAACCGAGGCGGCTGCAGCACCATCTGCCATATCCACGGAGATGCCCCAAGAAACTTGGGCATTCGTCGTCAGCGGACACTTGAAAGGCAAACCGGTTTATGACGGCTACACGGTCAGCGTCCGTAACCTCCGAACAAATAGTCTCACCACCACTTCGGTGCGAGGGGATTACTTCGCCGTGGCGACTGCTGACTTGGCGCGGCGGAGCGTTGTGCAAGCCGGTGATGTTATTGAAGTGAACGTCGCGGCACCCGATGGCAACGTTGAATCACAGACGCTGCGTTTCAAGGTAAAACCGACGGATCTCGCAAACGCTGTTTTGTCCGTCAGGCTTGAAGGTATCGGTCAACCGAGTCAGGAACTGTTGTTACAGAACTACCCGAACCCGTTTAACCCCGAGACATGGATCCCCTATCAACTCTCAGAAGATACTCCGGTATCCATATCCATTTACGATACAACGGGTAGATTAGTTCGCACGCTGTCGCTCGGTTTCCAATCCGCGGGCTTTTATAACGGTCGGAGCCGTGCGGCGTATTGGGATGGACGCAATGCCCTTGGTGAACGCGTGGCGAGCGGTATCTATTTCTACCAGTTGACGACTCCGTCTTTTCATCAGATAAAACGGATGGTCATTTTGAAATAG
- a CDS encoding transposase: MRKAFGFKLQRQKNVIKLGNMIDDMWGVHLHIMLLARRYRRMFGKDVSAYKLKRHITKLKKRTQPQWADLPS, encoded by the coding sequence ATGAGAAAAGCCTTTGGTTTCAAACTTCAGCGTCAAAAGAACGTCATCAAACTTGGTAACATGATTGATGATATGTGGGGTGTCCATTTGCATATCATGCTGCTGGCACGCCGGTATCGTCGTATGTTTGGAAAAGATGTGTCTGCATACAAACTCAAAAGACATATCACGAAACTCAAAAAGCGGACGCAACCGCAGTGGGCAGATTTGCCGAGTC
- a CDS encoding Gfo/Idh/MocA family oxidoreductase — protein sequence MYKTAMLGCGGRARAHADAYRFVKNGKLAAICDMNEELLTSFGEDFSISSRYTDLDEMLEKEKPDVLHIVTAPVLRGTNQRIRYSLMKHASDAGVPAAIVEKPIAVESEDWKQLAGLAEETQTKFVVNTQLNFHPKNLELKRDVAEGRIGDIKFIDASARSTPVDQAPHVLQLVSSYIDNSRPVRVLGQVSGAQDLDSTQPSPMHAAAQALYENGLHVSLAFGTGVGQKVPKEPDAGNHTHKRVFVVGTKGFVHWRFSSWERATPEGGYESGPLDYGEQDVVAQGNLTEAVFDWLDDENKQHPTHLKQSLAEFNLLLGIYYSGVTNQIIDLPFEPPDGLIDILREKL from the coding sequence GTGTATAAAACTGCAATGTTAGGGTGCGGCGGGCGCGCACGTGCCCACGCAGATGCCTATCGCTTCGTCAAAAACGGCAAACTCGCCGCAATCTGTGATATGAATGAAGAATTACTCACCAGTTTCGGTGAGGATTTCAGTATCTCTTCACGATACACCGATCTCGATGAGATGCTTGAAAAAGAGAAACCCGATGTTCTTCATATTGTCACGGCACCCGTGTTACGCGGCACCAATCAACGGATTCGGTACTCGTTGATGAAACACGCCTCGGATGCTGGGGTCCCAGCAGCAATTGTGGAAAAACCGATTGCCGTTGAGAGCGAAGACTGGAAGCAGCTCGCAGGATTAGCAGAAGAGACACAAACGAAGTTCGTTGTCAATACACAGCTGAACTTCCATCCGAAAAACTTGGAATTGAAACGGGATGTCGCAGAAGGTCGTATCGGAGACATCAAATTCATTGACGCGAGTGCTCGGAGTACCCCCGTCGACCAAGCACCCCACGTGTTGCAGCTCGTCTCCTCCTATATCGACAACTCGCGTCCTGTGCGCGTGCTTGGACAGGTTTCCGGGGCTCAGGATTTAGACTCCACGCAGCCCTCCCCTATGCATGCCGCCGCTCAGGCGCTCTATGAAAACGGACTTCACGTCTCTCTCGCATTCGGGACGGGTGTAGGGCAGAAAGTGCCGAAAGAGCCGGATGCGGGTAACCACACCCACAAACGCGTCTTTGTCGTCGGCACAAAAGGCTTCGTGCATTGGCGCTTCAGCAGTTGGGAACGCGCAACACCAGAGGGCGGCTACGAGAGCGGTCCTCTCGACTACGGGGAACAGGATGTCGTCGCACAGGGCAACCTCACCGAGGCCGTTTTCGATTGGCTTGACGATGAAAACAAACAACACCCGACGCACCTCAAGCAATCTCTTGCGGAGTTCAACCTCCTTCTCGGCATTTACTACAGCGGCGTAACGAATCAGATTATCGATCTCCCGTTTGAACCGCCCGATGGCTTGATTGACATCCTCCGAGAGAAACTCTAA
- a CDS encoding Gfo/Idh/MocA family oxidoreductase — protein sequence MTNQFIQMGLVGCGWAGCRAIEAANATSRLNVIAIAERDPIRREQAGDDNAVPHRYADYRELLDNPDVEAVYLATSPDGRLQQVLDTLSAGKHVLVQKPHAIRAPEILEMETAAQRAGKTLQFCYFMRHFPNNRKIRRAVLNGAIGDLYHARVFGKYNFIPDLDANSRWLHVYGQKGGSLGQHYSHELNLTWWWMGCPKPEWAFAAKHVLYPQYDGPEGPAEDYFTGILGCEGGKTIQIDCSRMSHSDSASVVELYGTTGAITNGGIARFKDGEFVRETVDELLDIDHGELPEEVHVFYYELNHFAMAIAGEVAPDVSAPDAYTFMQILDAFYDSAKSGEKVYIASE from the coding sequence ATGACAAACCAATTTATTCAAATGGGACTCGTTGGGTGTGGGTGGGCAGGCTGCCGAGCCATCGAAGCCGCCAATGCGACCTCTCGGCTTAACGTTATCGCAATCGCAGAACGCGACCCGATCCGTCGCGAACAAGCAGGCGATGACAATGCCGTGCCACACCGCTATGCCGACTATCGCGAACTCCTTGATAACCCCGACGTTGAAGCCGTCTATCTCGCGACTTCTCCCGATGGCAGGCTGCAGCAAGTGCTTGATACGCTCAGTGCAGGTAAGCATGTCTTAGTGCAAAAACCGCACGCAATTCGTGCCCCCGAAATCTTGGAGATGGAGACAGCCGCACAACGCGCAGGGAAAACACTCCAATTCTGCTACTTTATGCGCCACTTCCCGAACAACCGAAAGATTCGGCGCGCTGTGCTGAACGGTGCGATTGGAGACCTGTATCACGCTCGCGTCTTCGGGAAATACAACTTTATCCCTGACCTTGATGCCAACAGTCGCTGGTTACACGTCTACGGACAGAAAGGCGGTTCGTTAGGGCAACACTATTCGCACGAACTCAACCTCACGTGGTGGTGGATGGGATGCCCGAAACCGGAATGGGCGTTTGCTGCCAAGCACGTGCTGTATCCGCAATATGATGGGCCGGAGGGACCGGCAGAGGACTATTTCACCGGTATCCTCGGATGTGAAGGCGGAAAAACCATCCAGATCGATTGTTCTCGGATGAGCCACTCCGACTCCGCCAGCGTCGTTGAACTCTACGGCACCACCGGCGCAATCACGAACGGTGGCATCGCGCGATTTAAAGATGGCGAATTCGTCCGAGAAACCGTTGATGAACTCCTCGACATCGATCACGGTGAACTCCCTGAAGAGGTCCACGTCTTCTACTACGAACTCAACCACTTCGCCATGGCAATCGCAGGTGAGGTCGCTCCGGATGTCTCTGCCCCGGATGCGTATACCTTTATGCAAATCTTGGATGCGTTTTACGACAGTGCGAAAAGCGGTGAAAAAGTTTACATCGCCTCGGAGTAG
- a CDS encoding sugar phosphate isomerase/epimerase translates to MSRIPIGLELFSVRNELAEDVRGTIKAVAEMGYEGVEFAGPPRHSAEELKGLLDEFGLICCGWHTPFNLVQEDTLDATIEFNKVLENPYVIVPGIPGELRQSRADWLKLAGIFNGIADKLAAHGMVTGYHNHHVEFTPLDGELPWDTFFGNTNEGVVMQLDMGNALSGGADLVDILERYPGRAGTVHLKPYTESLGEVDRHAGFRPVIGEDSVPWDEIFRVCEATGGTKWYIVEYESDAFPPLEAVERCLKALKGMGK, encoded by the coding sequence ATGTCAAGAATACCAATTGGTTTAGAATTGTTTTCCGTCCGAAACGAATTAGCAGAAGATGTCCGCGGCACGATAAAAGCGGTTGCCGAGATGGGATACGAAGGTGTCGAATTCGCGGGTCCACCGCGACATTCCGCAGAAGAATTGAAAGGCTTGCTCGATGAGTTCGGTCTGATCTGCTGCGGTTGGCACACCCCCTTTAACCTCGTCCAAGAGGATACCCTCGACGCAACGATTGAATTCAACAAGGTCTTGGAAAACCCCTATGTCATTGTTCCGGGTATTCCGGGGGAACTCCGTCAATCGCGGGCGGACTGGTTGAAATTAGCGGGGATTTTCAACGGCATCGCCGATAAGCTCGCCGCACACGGTATGGTGACGGGTTATCATAACCACCACGTTGAATTCACGCCCCTGGATGGCGAACTGCCGTGGGACACCTTCTTCGGCAACACGAACGAAGGCGTTGTGATGCAGCTGGACATGGGCAATGCCCTCTCTGGTGGTGCGGATCTCGTTGACATTTTGGAGAGATACCCAGGCCGCGCTGGCACCGTTCATCTCAAACCTTATACAGAATCACTGGGTGAAGTAGACAGACACGCGGGTTTCCGTCCCGTCATAGGCGAGGACAGTGTGCCGTGGGATGAGATTTTCCGAGTTTGTGAAGCCACCGGCGGCACGAAATGGTATATCGTTGAGTATGAAAGCGATGCCTTCCCACCGCTTGAGGCTGTCGAACGCTGCCTGAAGGCACTTAAGGGGATGGGTAAATGA